One stretch of Sphaeramia orbicularis unplaced genomic scaffold, fSphaOr1.1, whole genome shotgun sequence DNA includes these proteins:
- the fam98a gene encoding protein FAM98A produces the protein MENDIVVSLEDLGYQGPLLEDGALDSAVDGGAASPEFTKMCAWIVSELRLYCKLEEKVHATNCPSEAEGFQLEMSGLLSELSCPYPVLTAGDITQRFLNKNDCLLLLTFLVSELEASRMILVTKPQNKAQEVGSPVFMELKGICMTLGMSKPPSNITMFQFFSGIEKKLKEAISRVPPTHVGEPLLTKPLGPVHMEKIEAINQALVNEYEVRRKMLLKRLDVTVQSFGWSERAKTRAEKLSKVYQPLRGALITNSKMSVAHLLAARQDFSKILRTSSGKIREKTACAINKVLMGRVPDRGGRPCEIEPPPPEMPSWQKRQDAPQGGGHYGGGGRGGYDNYSQGGWGGGGGGSGGGRGGGGGGRGGGRGGYNQGHYQDAGGYQGGGGRGGYNHGGFQDYHGGGGGGYHDNYHQDGGWHQERGSGRGGGGGRGGRGRGGRGGGGGGGGWGGRGGQSFNQGGQFEQFFQHGGQQYSQAGFNQGRHYTS, from the exons ATGGAGAATGACATTGTTGTTTCTCTGGAAGATTTAGG GTACCAGGGTCCTCTGCTGGAGGATGGAGCTCTGGATTCGGCCGTCGACGGTGGAGCAGCTTCACCCGAGTTCACCAAAATGTGTGCCTGGATCGTCTCCGAGCTCAGACTCTACTGTAAACTGGAGGAGAAAGTCCACGCCACCAACT GTCCCAGCGAGGCCGAGGGTTTCCAACTGGAGATGAGTGGTCTGCTGTCCGAGCTGTCCTGTCCTTATCCGGTCCTCACCGCTGGAGACATCACCCAGAGGTTCCTCAACAAGAACGACTGCCTGCTGCTGCTCA CCTTTTTGGTGTCAGAGCTGGAGGCGTCCAGGATGATCCTGGTGACCAAGCCTCAGAATAAGGCCCAGGAGGTGGGAAGCCCAGTGTTCATGGAGCTGAAGGGGATCTGCATGACCCTGGGAATGTCCAAACCGCCATCCAACATCACAATGTTCCAGTTCTTCAGTGGAATTGAGAAGAAG CTGAAAGAAGCCATAAGTCGAGTGCCACCCACCCATGTAGGAGAGCCTTTACTGACGAAGCCCCTGGGCCCCGTGCACATG gaaaaaatagAAGCTATAAACCAAGCACTTGTGAACGAGTACGAGGTGAGACGGAAGATGTTGCTGAAGCGTCTGGATGTGACGGTGCAGTCCTTCGGTTGGTCCGAGCGAGCAAAG ACTCGGGCTGAGAAGTTGTCTAAAGTCTACCAGCCGCTGCGTGGAGCCCTCATCACTAACAGTAAAATGTCCGTCGCTCACCTCCTCGCTGCACGACAAGACTTCTCCAAGATCCTCCGGACGAGCAGCGGCAAGATCCGAGAGAAGACGGCCTGTGCGATAAATAAG GTTCTAATGGGCCGAGTTCCCGACAGAGGAGGCCGACCCTGCGAGATAGAGCCCCCCCCTCCTGAAATGCCTTCGTGGCAGAAGCGCCAGGACGCCCCCCAGGGTGGAGGACACTATGGAGGCGGCGGCCGGGGGGGTTACGATAATTACTCacagggtgggtggggggggggaggtGGAGGGAGTGGGgggggtagaggaggaggaggaggtggtagagGAGGTGGGAGAGGGGGTTACAACCAAGGTCACTATCAGGATGCAGGGGGTTaccagggaggaggagggaggggggggtacAACCACGGAGGCTTCCAGGACTAtcacggaggaggaggaggtggttaCCATGACAACTACCACCAAGACGGAGGCTGGCATCAGGAGAGAGGCAGCggtcgaggaggaggaggaggaagaggtgggaGGGGAAGAGGAGGccgggggggaggaggaggaggcggtggCTGGGGGGGGAGAGGAGGCCAGAGTTTCAACCAAGGAGGACAGTTTGAACAGTTCTTCCAACATGGAGGCCAACAGTACAGCCAGGCCGGCTTCAACCAGGGCAGGCACTACACCAGCTGA